The following proteins come from a genomic window of Novosphingobium aromaticivorans DSM 12444:
- a CDS encoding DUF3617 domain-containing protein: MRAAFVLVLPLMLAACGDDGSVEKKNASTAEVAKSVADAGMKLKPGRWELTTKFVRFDVEGMPPEAKKAMQQMLGQGHTFASCLTREEAEKPDGSFFGQESNDCRYDTFTMGGGKIDATMTCKGKGAETGNNATMKLAGTYSADTYDMTMDMTGAAPNGKSMTMQMALVSRRVGECKGDEQS, encoded by the coding sequence ATGCGCGCTGCATTCGTGCTGGTCCTGCCGCTCATGCTTGCCGCTTGCGGCGATGACGGCTCGGTCGAGAAGAAGAACGCCAGTACTGCCGAAGTCGCGAAGTCGGTCGCCGACGCGGGCATGAAGCTCAAACCGGGGCGTTGGGAGCTGACCACGAAATTCGTCAGGTTCGACGTCGAGGGAATGCCGCCCGAAGCGAAGAAGGCCATGCAGCAGATGCTGGGCCAGGGGCACACCTTCGCCAGTTGCCTGACCAGGGAAGAGGCGGAAAAGCCGGACGGCTCGTTCTTCGGGCAGGAGAGCAACGATTGCCGTTATGACACCTTCACCATGGGCGGCGGAAAGATCGACGCGACCATGACCTGCAAGGGCAAGGGTGCCGAGACCGGGAACAACGCCACGATGAAGCTGGCGGGAACCTATAGCGCGGACACCTACGACATGACCATGGACATGACCGGCGCCGCTCCCAACGGCAAGTCCATGACCATGCAGATGGCGCTGGTTTCCCGGCGCGTCGGCGAATGCAAGGGCGACGAGCAGTCCTGA